One region of Gemmatimonadaceae bacterium genomic DNA includes:
- a CDS encoding type Z 30S ribosomal protein S14, giving the protein MARKAMIEKSKRKPKFKVRVHNRCGRCGRSRAYLRRFGLCRICFRELSLQGMIPGVRKASW; this is encoded by the coding sequence ATGGCTCGCAAGGCGATGATCGAGAAGAGCAAGCGGAAGCCGAAGTTCAAGGTTCGCGTCCACAACCGGTGCGGCCGCTGCGGCCGTTCGCGCGCATACCTGCGCCGGTTTGGCTTGTGCCGGATCTGCTTCCGCGAGCTGTCGTTGCAGGGAATGATTCCAGGCGTACGGAAAGCCTCGTGGTAG
- the rplE gene encoding 50S ribosomal protein L5, giving the protein MANKEQKGGGKGKGKKGGGEARARGPHAGAKLPVPPPRLRGFYHETVRTKLTQQFSFSNPHQVPRLEKIVLNVGVGEAIKQPKALDSVVEELATITGQQPVRKKAKKSISNFGLRQGQEIGAAVTLRGARMWEFLDRFISVAIPRIRDFRGLGTRSFDGRGNYSLGLKEQMIFPEINYDSIESIHGMDITFVTSTNRDDHAMALLRELGMPFRTDEKKARGAA; this is encoded by the coding sequence GCGCGCGTGGACCGCACGCCGGCGCGAAGCTACCGGTTCCGCCGCCGCGACTCCGCGGGTTCTACCACGAAACGGTGCGCACGAAGCTGACGCAGCAGTTCTCGTTCTCGAACCCGCACCAGGTGCCGCGGCTCGAGAAGATCGTGCTGAACGTCGGCGTCGGCGAAGCGATCAAACAGCCGAAAGCGCTGGACTCGGTCGTCGAGGAATTGGCGACGATCACGGGACAGCAGCCCGTACGCAAGAAGGCGAAGAAGTCGATCTCCAACTTCGGGCTACGCCAGGGGCAGGAGATCGGCGCGGCGGTGACGCTGCGCGGCGCGCGGATGTGGGAGTTCCTCGACCGCTTCATCAGCGTCGCGATTCCGCGAATCCGCGACTTCAGGGGTCTGGGAACCCGGTCGTTCGACGGGCGAGGGAATTATTCGCTCGGCCTCAAGGAGCAGATGATCTTCCCCGAGATCAACTACGACTCGATCGAGTCGATCCACGGCATGGACATCACGTTCGTGACGAGCACGAACCGCGACGACCACGCGATGGCGCTGCTGCGCGAGCTCGGCATGCCGTTCCGCACGGACGAAAAGAAAGCCCGCGGCGCCGCCTGA